The bacterium genomic interval CGAGTGGCTTTTAAGGGGTAGTTTCATGCCAGAAGTAATATTTGAAGAAGTAAGGAAAGGAATAGGGGTGTTAACCCTTGCAGAACCAGCGGCTTTGAATGCCATGGATGAAGCCATGGCGCTTGTTTTTCAGAAGAAAGTGCAAGAATTGAAAGGAGAGTCTCTTCGAGCACTCATTCTTACGGGGGCTGGGCGTGCCTTTTCAGCGGGTGGGAATCTGGAAATGTTAGAGGCAAAAACCAAGTTGTCATCTGAAGAGAATAAAGCTCGGATGCTCGATTTTTACGATAAGTTTCTGTGTGTGCGAGATCTTGATATTCCGCTGATTGCTGCAGTTAATGGTCATGCTATTGGTGCTGGTCTTTGCCTGGCTTTGGCGTGTGATATTCGGGTTGTTTCAGATACGGCTAAGCTCGGTATGACATTTACTCGCTTGGGGCTGCATCCTGGAATGGGCGGAACTTTTTTCCTAAAAAAGGTGGTAGGAGAAGCAGCGGCACTGGAGCTGTTACTCACGGGAAGAATTGTTCAAGGAAAAGATGTCATTGATTTCGGTCTAGCACGGGAGTGTTGTCCTGCGGATGTTGTTGTAAAACGAGCCGTGAGTATTGCAACCGAAATTGTTGGATGTGGGCCACTGGCAACGAAGCAGTTGTTGAATACGCTTCGTGGTAATAAGGAGGAGCTGAAGGTCGCACTGTTAAGAGAGGCAGAGTGTCAAAGTGAAAACTATGCCAGTGACCAATTTATTGAGGGCATTAGAGCGGTTCAAGAGAAACGCCCTCCCCAGTTTGATTAAAAAGTTTCGGTGAAGAGTTCTAAGGAACCCCTCCCAGTACTCACGGAACAGCATTGGGTTGAGCAACAGCTGCGTTCAGCAACAGCATTGAATTGGGCTGAGTGACCACTGTTAAGCCAGAGGCTCGAAGCCTTTTCGCTTTCAGCGCGTTCCCGCTATTCTCGACCAATGGATTTCTAAAGGCCAATGGATTTCTAAAGGCCAATGGATTTCTAAAGGTTCGCGAGTTCTATCGAAGCAAAACAAGTCGCTCTTGAATTTCATCAGGAGCATCTTCATAGGTTCGCAGTGTATGTTGCAGTGAGACCGGATCCATATCGAGGTGAAGAGCCACCCAAGCAAAACTAAAGGGTTCTTTCGGAGCGAGCTTCCCGAAGAGCCACTGACGTGCACTTCTGACGACGTGTCGCTCGCAATGAGCTGTTCCAAACGCATCACAGATCGCCCGTGAAAGGACGGCTGCTAACAGATTTCTCTCAGCTTTGACGGGGGATTGATTTTCTCCTTCTTCTTCGTCTGAGTCTGCTAGGAACCGGTTTAATGCGTTGGAATTACTCATAGGAAACTTCCTTTAAAAAAATCCTGAAGTGTCAGCTAGTTACAAAATGGTGTGCCAACACATCCTTAAAAGCTATTGTAATAACTAAGGAAATACTCCGTTAGTTTAATACACCTAAAGCTAATAAACGGTAGATTTTCAAGGGTCAATAGAAATCCAAGTCTAAGGATAAAAAAGTTGTTTTTTTTAAGTAGATTGGCTCGTAAAAGACCGATAAGTCTGCTCCTGTTCTGGCTGATAAAACGATAGTTATTATTTTAGAACGGGGAGGGATGGGAAAGTGGCTACAAACGAGAAACATTAGTGAAACTAAGAGTATGAGTCTCTCTTGGGGAGGTTTCTGAAAAGGAAAAGGCTACAAGAAGGACTTGTCACAATTTTAGAGGCCGATATTTGACTTTCAGTACTAACACCTCTAACTTACTGACCTTTGGACGGTGCGAGTCGTTTCTCCTCGTTGAGCTGGCCTGAGGTCAGATCGAATGAATGGAGAGGGCTGAAGGGCGGAAGCTGTAGTTAGGGCGGAAGCTGGAGGTTGAGTACCAGCGGTAGTAGAGTCCAAGTGAGAATTTAGTGTTAGTAAGAAGAACAATTATAGCAAAACAACCTAGGATAGCATGAAGAAGAAACTATTCGTCAGTAATCTTGATTTTAGTGTAACAGAAGAACAACTCCTTGAGGCTTTTCGAGAGATAGAAGAGCCAGTCAGTCTGACCCTGGCAACTGAGAGAGAGACGGGACGGTCCAAGGGATTCGCTTTTGTAGAGATGAGTTCTGATGACGCAGCTCAACGCGCAACCGATCAGTTGAATGAGCGAGAGATTAATGGTCGGCCGATCAGAGTATGTGAGGATCGAGGAAAGGGCGGTGGAGCTGGCGGAGCGACGTCACGAGCGCCTTCAGCGAGCGGAAGCAGCGAAAGGAAGCGAGAGTTTCTTCCCCCAATTCAAAGGATGCAGCTCTTCCGTCGCAAAAAGAAGTTGGACCCGTTCATGGAAGATCCGTCCAAGTCGGTAGACTATCGCGATATTGCGCTCCTCGGTAAGTTTGTTAGTGACAGAGGAAAGATTCTATCTCGTCGTATGACTGGGCTTTCAGCATATAACCAGAGGAAAGTCGCAAAGGCGATCAAAAGAGCGCAGAGCCTCGGTTTAATGCCTTACATGAACTAGGACGAGAATACACGCCTCGTAATCCTACCTCATATCTCTTCTACTGCCTCTCTTAAGCAAGCTGTAGAAGGGGATACGCTACAACTTTTCTTGACAGTTCCGCTTGGCGGGGCTGTCTCCTGATTGTTCAGGTCCATCGGGTATGTGAAAGAGTGAGATTCCTCCTTTGATGACAGACTCAAGGGGACGACCTTGCTCTAGAGCAGTGCATATCGTGTCTACAACCTTCTTGATTCGCCGTCCGCTCTTTTCAACCATGCGAGCGGCGATCCGTTGTTGGTCTGTAATGCTCTCCCCGTTTTGAAGCAGATAAGCGGCGCCTAATAGCACTTCTATGGGATTGTTGATCTCATGTTGTAGCGTTCCCATGTGACTCCGAATAGAGCGAGCTGAATCTTGATAAAGTTTAAGTTTTCGGTGAAGGCTAATATCAACAAGACGTAACACAAAAGGCTTGAGTAACGGAGAACGCATTTCTTCTCTTTTCATAAAAAAAAGCGGTTGAGCTGCGAAGTCGCTCTCGGCAGTTGTCGTAATGCTTTGCTCAGAGATGAAAATGACCACTATACTTGATTCAATATCTTGAATTGCTCCATCCTCATACTCTTGACGTATGTTCTCAGGTGGGAGCTCCGTCGTGAACAACAGGGTAGGAATGGGTCTGCTATGAGAATTCAAGAATTTTTGAGCTTCTTGGATTGATGAAAACTCCTTGAAAATGACGTCTACCATGAACTCCTGAAGCTGATTTATAAGCTGACATCTCAGACGAACATCCTTATCTGAGACGATGACTAAGGACTCCATTTTGTTCTCCTCATCTATAATCATGGCGTGTGTGAGAGCTCTGCTGGTAACCGAGACTAATATACAAGGTTCAATAATAGCGTCTCTGATTATGGTCAGAGAGGAGGTCGAGCTCTGAAGTGGAATGTGAATAAGACGATGGTATGTGCGCTCTTTTTTGCTACTACGGGAGTTCGAGATTCAATATTTTGATATAAATACCCATGGCTTACTCTGCAATGTAAAGGGGTTCTCTATTTTAAAGAGCGCTTGAAACAGGGAGAGAGGATGTGTAACGTGGGCAGGCTATGGAAACCATTCTTCTTTTTTTTAATATCGATTCAGAAGTCCTACCCCTATTCGTACTTCCCCTTGTCGGTGCCGTAATTGGTTGGGTAACCAATTTTATAGCGGTGAAAATGCTATTTCATCCTCGCAAGCCCTATCGACTTCTGTTTTTTGAACTCCATGGGGTATTCCCCAAGCGGCAGCGGGCTTTGGCTGAAAAACTTGGGCATATCGTCTCGGAGGAACTCTTCTCAGCGAATGAGGTGATATCGCATATTCAAGATGCAGCCCAATCTCAAGAGATGATAGACCTCATCAGTGATCATATCGAGAAAGTTATTCGACAACGGCTGCCAGAGGTGATTCCCATGATCTCCTTTGTTTTAAATGATGATCTGGTTCAAACCGTGAGGCAGACTTTTGTCGGCGAGTTAAAGATATTTCTGAAAGAAGTGACGGATAAGCTTGCTGGCTCAATTGAGGCAGATCTGGATGTCCATAAAATTGTCGAAGAAAAGGTACTGAACTTTTCTTCAGATAAGCTTGAGGAGATACTTTTTGCGATTATGAGACGAGAGTTTCGCTTCATAGAAGTTATTGGAGCTGTGCTTGGATTTCTCATAGGTTTAGTGCAGCTGGCCTACTTACTCTCTATAGGTGGGTTCGTCTAACCGAATTCCGTTTCAGTTATGCTTCAAGTGGCAGTTGAGATCTTTAGCAAAGGAACGGGACACTGGAGAGTCGCGCCAATCGTGCGAAAGAGTTCTAGTTCTGTCTGAGATACTGACGTATCCTGATGAATAATGACTTCAACGGCTGAAAGGAGCTTTCTTTTTCCTTTAGGAGGCAGACCCTCAAGGATGGTTAAAGAGCTATCCAAAAGAGTTAGTACGTCTTTTGGTGGAGCTATGAGGCTATCTGGAAGCTCTGGGTAAAAAGATTCTCTCGCTTTCCGATATCCAATACCCTTGTGCTCATGCGAACCGTGTAGGTCAAAAAGTGATAGAAGTGTATGGATTGCCTCTAAAGTTTTTCGTTTTGGAAAGTGTTTGTGACCCAAAGAGTGCTTAGAAAAGTGGTTTTGAAACATACGGTGAAGCATGTATTCAAAAAGACTAATCTGTCCATCGAGTGCACTTATGTCTTTTACTATTCCCAAGAATCGCTCTTTGTCATCCTGAGGCATAGAGGATAACGTACCTAATGCTATCTCGATTAACGGCAGGACTCTCTCAAGATACGGAACAGGAGAATCAGAGAGCAGCGTTCTGATTTTTATGAAAGCATGATTTATATCCTCTTCAACCTCTATCTCTTTGGGGATTGATGCTAGTTGCGAATCAGTATGATGAAGAAGAGTATGAATAATAAGTGCCTGTGCTCCATTCAGTGTGCGAGACAGCGCTGCAACTTCTTTCGGAAGATCTGCTATTAATGTCTTTGAATTTTCAAGGTGCTCTGGAAGTATGGTACCAACTTCTTGTGTCCAGCCCGGAGGTGAAAAAGTAGCAAGGGGATTCAACTGTGCTTCCACTGTAGTCCCAGGTGCACTGCTCGTTTCAGAAAGGGTGACGTTCTCACTTGACCCAATAGGATCAACTCTTTTGATTCGTTCGATGAGTGGCGGATGAGTAGCAAGCAGTTGCAACCAGCTCGCTGTCACGCCAGTCGCAAAAAAAAGATGACTAAATTGCTCTGATTCAGGGTGTTGAATCCGTGAGCCTGCTGTTATGTGAGCAATTTTACGGAGGGCATTGCCAATACCGTGTGGATTCCGTGTGAATTGAACAGCGGAAGCATCGGCTAGGAACTCTCGTTGTCGACTAAT includes:
- a CDS encoding enoyl-CoA hydratase/isomerase family protein, whose product is MPEVIFEEVRKGIGVLTLAEPAALNAMDEAMALVFQKKVQELKGESLRALILTGAGRAFSAGGNLEMLEAKTKLSSEENKARMLDFYDKFLCVRDLDIPLIAAVNGHAIGAGLCLALACDIRVVSDTAKLGMTFTRLGLHPGMGGTFFLKKVVGEAAALELLLTGRIVQGKDVIDFGLARECCPADVVVKRAVSIATEIVGCGPLATKQLLNTLRGNKEELKVALLREAECQSENYASDQFIEGIRAVQEKRPPQFD
- the rpsR gene encoding 30S ribosomal protein S18; this translates as MKKKLFVSNLDFSVTEEQLLEAFREIEEPVSLTLATERETGRSKGFAFVEMSSDDAAQRATDQLNEREINGRPIRVCEDRGKGGGAGGATSRAPSASGSSERKREFLPPIQRMQLFRRKKKLDPFMEDPSKSVDYRDIALLGKFVSDRGKILSRRMTGLSAYNQRKVAKAIKRAQSLGLMPYMN
- a CDS encoding DUF445 family protein is translated as METILLFFNIDSEVLPLFVLPLVGAVIGWVTNFIAVKMLFHPRKPYRLLFFELHGVFPKRQRALAEKLGHIVSEELFSANEVISHIQDAAQSQEMIDLISDHIEKVIRQRLPEVIPMISFVLNDDLVQTVRQTFVGELKIFLKEVTDKLAGSIEADLDVHKIVEEKVLNFSSDKLEEILFAIMRREFRFIEVIGAVLGFLIGLVQLAYLLSIGGFV